The Montipora foliosa isolate CH-2021 chromosome 6, ASM3666993v2, whole genome shotgun sequence genome includes the window TCACCCAACTTTATAAagtggtccaccaatatggccgccggtaatcaacaaaaacatcttTACTTTATTTCAcactcatgagataaaatacatgtgtgtTAATACATCTAATGTACTTGAagggctcaaactgctgagatttaTAGGtatagacatttttttcaagcaaataGGTTTGTATtgtggtgtcacgcaaggtgacaatttggaacaaaagacgtcatggaactggatacttgaaaatgtttatttctacgtcatcttcaacctctttTAATTCAGAAGAAGTTGCtatttggattttagaaaaatgtgaaaaccatctattgttttctttcttctttcgtgTGGGGTCCAGAAGGTGGCCCAAACTGGGGAGTGAGGAAACCATAAAACCATAAAAAGGATGAAAAGAATGATTTTTAGTAATGATTTCTATGGAAAGGACCAGATAAGGTTACGTGAAATTCTGTTATAAACTCAATTAAAAATGGTGGGTTAAATCTCATTGACATTGAAACCCACATTAAGGCATTATGACCCTCCTGGATTCCGCGCATTTTAGATAGTACCAAGAGAGGACCCTGGAAATCGTATTTTAATCATGATTTGAAACTTTATGGAGGAACCTTTCTATTGAAATGCAGTTATGAATTCAAGCATCTGACTACTTTACTAAATGGTTTTTATTCAGATTTACCTCTTTGGTGGTAGGAGTTTACAAATACATTTTCCGATATCAATTATGCACAAAGAAATATTTGGAACAATAAGGACATTAGAATAGACAATAGATCAGTCATTTATAAATTGTGCTATGAAAACGGGATTGTTTACGTATGTGACTTGATATTTGAATTCGATAATAAGCAGTCTTATGATTTTTATACACAAAAGGgtcttttaaaaacaaatttcctgACATGGACATGTTTAAGATTATCAGTTCCGAAAGAACTCAGGTCGTGTGAATTGTTACCTGAAATGGACTCTGTAAATTTTAAACATAATGATATACAATTAGACGTTTACAGGGCTAAGTGTAAGCatttttataaattattaataacaGCTAAGGCTAAATTGGCTAATATGTCTAAGAAACTAATCTCGGATTTTGACATCTCAAATTCTTTAGAGGAAATATACTCACTTCCACAAACCGTTGCCAGTGAAACGTATATTTGGTCCTTCCAATATAGAGTGCTTAATTATATATTGTATacaaattcaaaacttttcaaAATAGATTTGTCGTTGAGTGATAAATGCACCTTCTGTGGCTCTTCAAAGGAAGAGTTGTATCACCTCTTTTTTGAATGCTCCCATGCGCAAATGTTTTGGAAAACATTCTCTTCTTGGTGGTTTCAACTTGTTAAGGAAAACATGACTGTGACTTTAAAAGATATTATACTTGGGCTTCTAAATAGAACTGATCGTGATATTATAAACTATCTTATAATTCTCGGAAAACTGTGTATTTGGGAATGTAGAAAAGCTGGCCTTTACCCTGATTTTAATATCTTTCtaagaaaagttaaaattaagTTTGAAACCGAGAAATATATAGCAAATAAAAATGGGACGTTTGCAAGTTTCAGGAAAAGATGGGAAGCAATTCTTGTTAAACTTATGTAGGTTttgaaatatttatatttattttaaaaaaatgttgttgaaaGAGAAAGTATCTGTAATATTTGTAGTGTTTTGTAATCGTAATGTATGTAACGATTGTACTTTAAGTAATGTCCTTAGTAATGTAAGTGTTGTAAGTAATGTAAATAGGTAGTAGTATTGTAAGAAGTAATAGTAGTGTAAGTAATGTTAGTATTGTATGTAACAGTTAGTATTGTATGTAAACAGCAGtagtaaatgaaaaaaaaaaatttaaaaaaaaatccgatATCGCGAAGAGCCCTGTCAGAATCGTGTCGGTTGCGTGACTATAGTTAAGACATTTTAATAACATTGTTTTGAAGTGTGAATCGAGAACTTGGGGTCAAATCGTTGTTGACAATACAATTACATCGGAAATCATGAGAATGTACACGACCAATCAGAATAGAGGGAGTTGTCTCTGAAAGGGAGCGgttgaaaaaagagaaaaaggagaaaatctTGTAATACGAGGGAGATCAATAAatcgtttttaaaaattgtgacAGTGTTGGATAACGAGGCATTCCAACACGTGGCACTTCCGACGGGACAAGTGGACGAAGTGTCGCTCAAAGAAGAGCAAGCTACAGGGCGTTTGTGTATATCGCAGCTCAAACAAGAGTGGGCATCTGCTATCTTTGATCTGTGCGTTACATAGTTTAAACCAAACAGTATTGGGGAGTCAAATtttgagaacaaaagaaagtgatAGAAAAGCAATTGCAGGAACTAGAGGGGAAGCTTCGAACTCTAGAGTTCACTCGTAAAAAGACTGCGGAATTGATGACCTCGAATAACATCGATGCAATCTCGAGACACGAGGACTCAATCAGGTCGAAAATAAAGGCCATTCGTACGTTGATGGAATCCATCATAGAACCAGTTCACCGCTGGAGAATCTGAGGAAGTTGTAACAGAATGGTCCCAACAGATTGAAGGAAGCCTAAACGCAGCGGACAAAGAAGCTTTATCGGTCTGAAATTTAATAGCGAAAATCGAGAAAGAAGATGGGGCAGTAGCGAAGGTGGAATCCGATAAACAGGAAATGGCCTCTAATCAGGCAAAACACGAGAAAAAACTAAAGCAAGAACGAGAACTCTTGGAGAAACAGCTGGAATATCTAAAGACAAAGGAAGCCATCAAGTTCAAACTATCAAAGCTGCCGCCAAGCTACCAAAGCTTCGAAAACTGGCTTCCTTTCTGGAACAAGTTTGAAGCGGAAATTGACTCCGCAACTTTAAAGCCTTTCACAAAGTTCGCGTATTTGAAAGAGCTCGTGGAACTGAAAGTAAGGGCTGACATTGACGGATTGCCGCTGAACAGCAAAGGCTATGAGAGAGCGAAGAGCATACTTAAGGGAGAATACGACAAAACAAGTGAAATTGTCAACGCTTATGTCCGTAATATTTTGGAGCTCCCCATCGTGACAAGATCCTATTGCACAACGTACAATCGCTGGAAACTCTGGACAAACTAGAGCGAGTGAATGGGATGGCAAGGAGCGTTCTTGACAAACTTAAAGGGATGAAAGCTGATTTAGTCAGAGGTGAAGCAGGGTGGCAAGACTGGGATTTACCTCGTCTAGTTCTGGCTCTAAAGAAATGGAGAAATATCAATTCAGTGGGAGAAAATGGCAGCAACTAAAGGCAAGCCCCGCCTATACCACGCATGTGTGTCTACTGTGAGAGAGGAGATCATGTTTCATCTGCTTGCACGCACTTGACCACCTTAGACGAAAGGAAGAGATTTTTGGCGCAAAAGGGAATGTGCTTCAATTGCACCAGAACTAAGCACCGTGCGGCCGATTGCAGGAGTAGTTCAAGATGCCAGAAATGTGGAAAAAGACACCATACATCTATCTGCACCCAGGGGGATCAATTTTGACTGCACCGGCTACCGGTAACAAAGACCGCGTGGTTTTCCCGATTTTCAAACTAAATGTGGAGGGAATTCTCTGTCAGGCACTTCTCGCCACTGGAGCCGGGAGCTCTTATGCCTCAGCAGCACTTTTGGACAAGAGTCCTAAGCGCAAACGTACCCGAGAAGTTCGACGGATCGAAATGATGCTTGGGTCCACACAGTAGCAGTAGATGGCGGCACAGAGGTAAAGGTTGATGTCACCAAAGTGGATCGAAAGGAGTTACTTATAGTTGACAATCCAAATTACAAGAAGGTCATTGAATCGTACGCTCACCTCCAGGGAGGGAGTCCATATGGACGACAGTGATTCCAAACCTCACCTTCCGGTCTACCTTATCTTGGGTGCCAGTGACTATGCCGTCATCAAAACAACAGAAAGACCTCGAATCGGTCGCCCAGGAGAGCCAGTTGCGGAGAAAACTAAACTCGGGTGTCGCCAGAGAGAGAAATTGATCACGCCAACGTGCTGCTGACACAAACAAATCATGTCGATTATGAAGAACTCTGTTGATTGCATGTGTTAGGGCTAGAGGACTCTCCAGAACATGACCAGCAGGCGGTTTACGCTGAATTTTGAGAACAGCTAATGCGGGATCCGGAAGGATGGTACGAAACGTCTCTGCCGTGGAAGGGTAACCATCCACCTCTACCAAATAACAAAGCAGGAAGTTTATGAAGGCTCGTCAACCTCCAGAGCAGGCTGCAGCGCATGGGCCTGACCGACAAGTATGGACAAATCATAGAGTAACAGTAGTCGGTGGGGATAGTAGAAGAAGCGAATGAATCTCCAGGCAGGAGAAGGAGTTTTACATTCCTCACAAGCCTGCCGTGCGAATAGGAGCCGAATCAACGAAGATACGTGTAGTTTATGATGCATCAGCTCTGGCCAACCCACAAGCACCCAGTCTGAATGACTGTTTATACACCGGACCGCCCCTTCAGAACCGCCTGTGGAATGTGTTGGTGCGCATGTGCTTTCACCCAGTGCTCATCACAGGGGACCTCAAGCACGCCTTCCTCCAGGTTTGTATTAAGAAACAAGAAAGATATGCGCTTCGGTTTCACTGGAAAGCAAATGAACACTCGGAAGTAGAAACTCTAAGATTCATGCGAGCGTTGTTTGGTCTAGTGCCGTCGCCCTTCCTGCTAGGGGAAGTGATCGAGAGTCACCTCGAATCCTGGGAACCGCGAAGGCTAGAGCTAGTTGCTGAACTGCACAAGAGTCTCTATGTGGATGATCTCATCAGTGGAAAACCAATAGTGAGAGAGACGGAGCAGCTGAAACAGGGAGCAATTGAGGTGTTCGAAGATGCGAAGTCCACACTCCATAAGTGGCATTCCAATGCAGCTGAATTACAAGAGAACAGAACCAAAGTCGAAGACAAAGAATCGTTTGCCAAGCAGCAACTCAGAAGACCGGGTGGAAGAGACGGCAGCCTCCTTGGACTTTCCCGGGACAAAGGGAAAGATGTGATCAGTGTAGCTGTGCCACAAGAAAACGTAATCACATCTAAGAGAGGAATCTTGCGCAAGCTCGGAAAGATCTATGACCCATTGGGCCTTGCAGCACCCTTAACTCTGAAAGGGAAGCTTATTTACCGAGATGCATACAAAGCAAATCTAGCGgctaaaaaaggcaaaaattcAGAATACACGATTGTGATAAGACGACTTTTTTACACCACGCTTTGTTCAACAATAGTAAAAATTGGAACGTTTCCCATCATTTTTCATCTTTTATTAAATCAGTGAATATGAAAACTGGTGGCTAAATTTGCTTCAGGCCACTCCAATTGTCACGGTGTCAGAAGGGATTTTGAACCACACTTGTTAACAAAATCATCGCAAAGTAAACTTACTTTGACATTTTGTTAGGGTTGCGCTGCTGTTGGTAGCCTTCTGAATGTACCACCACTAGCGGTTTTATCAGGGATACAAGGACTGCTATCATTTGCCATTGCTCATGCAGATGTTCAGCGTGCCAACACTATGTGGCGGGACCCAGCCACTGTTTGGTTAGCTATAGGTATGCCGACCGGTACGTATCAGTCACTTCATCAATATTACTTTTATTGCCTTGAAGTCATCCAAAGTTCCTGCGGGTTACATTACCGTTCGTAAAATTATTTGATAGCGTTTTTCAACCTAGTATTAAAAGGAGATACCATAACTGAGTTCAACTACCACCAACGATGCTTGTTCAAAGGGTGTATCACACTCAGTCCTATTGGAATTTTAGTACTGAAATTCTTCCAATCAGGAAGAGTAACTCAATggtataaattattaattactCCCATATCACAAGGAAAGCTCTTGATTCACTCCAATTAACCTTTAGagcccgaggggttccccattgacgagtaaaatcgtctggcattttAGACTGAGTAAATCTGTAAGCTGCGAGTCTGGGGGTTAGTCTTGGTCCCACAGAAAGGATGGTCCCTGTAGCCATCTCGAGGATTGCAGAAGGTCTTTGGGGCTCAGGCCACGAGAAGCGTCGTCAGCAGGGTTGTTCCTTTTGTCAACATAGTTCCACTGCTCTGGTACGGTGGAATCCCTGATCTGCTGCACTCTGCTTGCAACGAATGTGTGAAAGCGACGGGCGTCATTGTGGATGTAAGCCTGAACCACCTCTTTTATTTCATCGTATCTCAGCTCTCTGCTCAGTGTTTCGCTAACTCTTACGGACACCAGGGCGGCTGCTAGCTCAAGGTGCGGTATAGTTATTGGCTTTAATGGGGTCACACGTGCCTTACCCATCACTAGTGACCAGTGCACTTGGTTGCTTATGTCCACGAGGCGGAGATAAAAACAGTGCCCTTATTCTTCTGTGCTGGCATCCGAGAAGTGATGTAGCTCGACTTTTCTCAAGATTCCCATTTCCTTTGTCTTGAAGCATCTCGGATCTTCTATCTTCTCTAGGAGAGGGAGTTCAGATCGCCGTTTCCGATGTTCCATTCAACGCCAAGGACACGTTCAGGGGGAAGCAAATCACAGTTCAAGTCAAGTTCCTTAATCTCCTTTGCGTGAGACTCTACGTTCCTAGACTCAACATCTTTGCTGTGAGACGTGAACTGGTGTAATCTGAAGCCGCCTCCCAAGCACATCGCAGTTCCTCTTTTGATTTGAGGTTTTGGGCCGAGCATGTTACGGTGAGGAGCTAAGAAGTTGAGCTCCCAAGCAatagttctctttttttagaattgTGCATGGAATTCTTTTCGTTtgtgaaaagaaaatcaaagctAAGTAGCAGTAGTAGGGATCGGTCCTCCAAAGAAACAAATTCACCAGAATCCAAGCGTTTAAAGGAGGGAGAATACGACTTACACTGCCACAAAGCATTCGCCGTCGAGTGTAGTGCAGCCTCAAGCGAAGGAAAAAACGACGTAGCTCTTTCAGTTTTAGATATGGCCGAAGACTTCGCGTCAAAAGTGGACCTGATTCTCAGTAAACTTGTCAAATTGGACCAAATTGCAATGGAAATCCAATAACTTCGAGAGTCCGTCGAGCGAATCAACATAACTGTTAAATCCCTTCAGCAAGATTGTGTTCGCGTCGAGCAAGACTTGAGGAAAGTACCTACTACTACAAATAATCTACAGCAGAGTGTAGAAAGCTTAAACAAAGATGTCCAAGAAGATAAGGCTAAAATGGGAGAGATAATAATAAAGAACGAGGAGGAGCTGAAGATACTCTGCCTACAACTTGTGGATTACGAAGTGTACCAGCGCCGAGAAAACTTACGTTTCGGTGGCATCCGTGAGGATAGAGAAGAGGATAGAGGATAGAGAGGAGAATAATCTGGGAATCTCCAATGCTTGTAAAATCGAAATCCAATGTGTCCATAGGACCGGCAGAAGACCAAACATCGGTAAACCCAGAGGTATCATCGCACGTTTTCTTTTCTACTCAGATCAGGAGGATATTTTCGCCCGCCGTTCCGCTCTTAGCAGAGAGAGTGACTTTGGCATTGGCCCAGATCTCCCGAAACAAGTTGTTGACATGAGGAAAAAACTCATCCCTAAAATGATTGAGgcgaggaaggaaggaaagaggGCAGCTTTCAGTAGGTCACAACCTTATATTTTATTTGTTGACGGTGAGAAATTTTCTTGAAGCTGTACATATCacgccaagagaaaatgaggggacagagagggaggctcaaggcgttggccgggatatgttatgtccacgaaagttatttttagacgagcggaagtc containing:
- the LOC138005337 gene encoding uncharacterized protein, coding for MGKARVTPLKPITIPHLELAAALVSVRVSETLSRELRYDEIKEVVQAYIHNDARRFHTFVASRVQQIRDSTVPEQWNYVDKRNNPADDASRGLSPKDLLQSSRWLQGPSFLWDQD